The nucleotide sequence GGAGTAACCGCCTGCCGGGGTATCGGCGAGCACGGGAAGGGTAAAAACAGCGGCCAGGAGCGGCAGGATGCGCAAGGACATGAACACGATTCCAGTTGTGGTCTAGGCCGCCATCCTACGAACCGGCAACTGGCATCCAGCTGACCGGTAGATTACAAATCTGTCAGGAAGACATTCCTGACAATCAGGCCCGGGTATAAATGCGCCCTTTATAGGAGCGCGACACAGTGCTGATGGAAAACCCATGAAATTGCTGATCGTCGAAGACGAACCCAAGACCGGCCACTACCTGCAACAGGGACTGGGCGAAGCAGGTTTCAGCGTCGAGCTGGCGCGTGACGGCATCGAGGGCCAGCATCTGGCCCTTTCCGGCGACTATGACCTGCTGATCCTCGACATCATGCTGCCCGGCCTCGACGGCTGGCAGATCCTCGCCCGCGTGCGTGCGCAGGGATTGCCGCTCCCGGTGCTAATCCTTACCGCCCGTGATGCGGTGGACGATCGGGTTCGCGGCCTGGAGTCGGGGGCCGACGATTACCTGGTCAAGCCCTTTGCCTTCACCGAGCTGCTTGCCCGGGTACGCAGCCTGCTGCGACGCAGCCAGTCCGGCCCGCAGGAAACCCAGCTGCAACTGGCCGACCTGCACCTCGATCTGCTGCGTCGCCGCGTCGAACGCGACGGCCGGCGCATCGACCTGACCGCCAAGGAGTTCGCCCTGCTCGAACTGCTCCTGCGCCGCCAGGGCGAGGTACTGCCAAAAACGCTGATCGCCTCGCAGGTCTGGGACATGAATTTCGACAGCGACACCAACGTCATCGAGGTCGCCATCCGCCGCCTGCGCGCCAAGGTCGACGAAGGTTTCGCCGCGCCATTGATCCATACCGTGCGCGGCATGGGCTACGTGCTGGAGGTGCGCGAGTGACCCCCCGCCTGTCCCTGGCCAATCGCCTCGGTCTACTGTTCGCCGCCTGCACGGCGGCGGTCTCGCTGCTGGCCGGAGTCCTGTTCAACCGCGCCAGCGAGGCGCACTTCATCGAACTGGACCAGCAACTGCTGAACAGCCGCGTCGCGGTATTTCGCAGCCTGCTGAAAAACGTCGACAGCCCGAACGCACTGAACGCCCATCGGCCGGCACTAGACGTCGAACTGCGTCACCACCCGGACCTCAGCCTGCAAATTCTGGGGCATGACGGCAGTACCTGGTTCGCCAGCAGCGCCGCGCAAGTCGAACTGCCCGCATTGCACACCGGCCTGCACGACCTGAAAGCCAATGCCACCGACTACCGCGTGCTGGATACCCCGTTGCACGAGGGCCAGCGCGACTCGCCGCGCCTGCGCCTGCTGCTCGACATCACCCATCACCAGCACTTTCTGCAACGCATGCAGCAACTGATCTGGCTAACCGTCGGCCTCAGCGCACTGGCCACCGCCCTTCTCGGCGCCTGGGTAGCCCGGCGCGGCCTGCGCCCGTTACGGCAGATGACCGAACTAGCGAGCAGCATGTCCGCCTCATCGCTGACCCATCGCCTGGACGAGCACGACGCGCCGGTCGAGCTGACCGAGCTGATCCGCGCCTTCAATGCCATGCTCGCCCGCCTGGACTATGCCTTCGTGCGGCTGTCGGCCTTTTCCGCCGACATCGCCCACGAGCTGCGCACGCCGCTCTCCAACCTGTTGACCCAGACGCAGGTAACCCTCAGCCAGCCGCGCGACCTCCCGAGCTACCGCGAAGCCCTGCACTCCAACCTCGAAGAGCTTCAGCACCTGGCCCAGATGGTGGGCGACATGCTGTTCCTGGCGAAAGCCGAACACGGTCTGCTGCCCACCCGCCGCGAACCGCTGGACATGGGCCCGGAGCTGCAGGCGGTGGCCGATTACTTCACACCGCTGGCCGAGGAAACCGGCGTCGGCCTGCGCGTCTCTGGCTCGGCGCCGCTGCAAGCCGACCGCAGCTTGTTGCGCCGGGCCTTGTCCAACCTGCTGGACAATGCGTTGCGCTTCACTCCCGCTGGCGGCGAAATCCATCTGACAGCGGAAACCGGCCCCGACGGCATCCGCCTGATCGTCGCCAACCAGGGTGAATCCATTCCCGCCGAGTCGCTACCGCGCCTGTTCGATCGCTTCTTCCGCGCCGATCCGGCCCGCCGCGAAGGCCAAGCCGAACATGCCGGCCTGGGCCTGGCGATCACCCGCTCGATCGTCCATGCCCATGGCGGCAAGATCCGCTGCCTGTCAGCCGATGGCTGGACGCGGTTCATCTTGGAGTTTCCCTCCAGCGCCAACTATTGATCAGGCCCGCTGAAGTTTGAGCTTTCAGCCGGCACTCCGCAGTCGTAGGGAGGGTTAGCCGCGTAGCGGCGTAACCCGCCATGGATGTCGGCAGGCATCCCTGAGGCCGGCCGGTGGGTTACGGCCTGCGGCCTAACCCACCCTACGAAAATGAAGACATCAAAGGGCCGGATCAATAAACGCCGCTTCTCCGGCCACCGGCCGTCACCTGGACGGCAGTAAACCGGCGCATCGTCCGGGCCCAAAACCTCGGCTACCTATACTGCAGAAATTCTGCAAGCGGAGGTGCTCATGGCGAACTATTCAACCGATGCCATCCGAACAGTCGCCCTGGTCGGTCAGGGCGACAGCGGCAAGACCAGCCTGGCCGAGGCGCTGCTGCACCGCAGCGGCGCGATCACCAGCATGGGCACGTTGGAGCGCGGCGATACGGTCTGCGACTTCGACCCCATGGAGCGCGAATACCACCACTCCCTATCCTCGGCGCTGGCGCATTGCAGTTACGCTGGCGCCGAGATCAACCTGATCGACACTCCCGGCTTTCCTGACTTTATCGGCCAAGCCATCGCCGCGCTGGCGGCGGTGGAAACCGCACTGGTGGTGGTCAATGCGCAGAGCGGCATCGAACTCACCACCCGACGGATGATGGATCTGGCCGCCGAGCGCGGGTTGTGCCGACTGTTGGTGGTCAACAAGATCGATGCCGAGCGCGTCGACCTGCCCACGTTGCTCGCCGAGCTGCGCGCCACCTTCGGCAAGGAAGTGCTGCCGCTCAATCTGCCGGCCGACGGCGCCAGCCGGGTGGTCGACTGTTTCTTCGAGCCCGCCGGCAATGCCGACTTTTCCTCGGTGGAAGACGCCCATCAGGCCCTGGTCGACCAAGTCGTGGAAGTCGACGAGGAG is from Pseudomonas sp. LS44 and encodes:
- a CDS encoding heavy metal response regulator transcription factor, whose translation is MKLLIVEDEPKTGHYLQQGLGEAGFSVELARDGIEGQHLALSGDYDLLILDIMLPGLDGWQILARVRAQGLPLPVLILTARDAVDDRVRGLESGADDYLVKPFAFTELLARVRSLLRRSQSGPQETQLQLADLHLDLLRRRVERDGRRIDLTAKEFALLELLLRRQGEVLPKTLIASQVWDMNFDSDTNVIEVAIRRLRAKVDEGFAAPLIHTVRGMGYVLEVRE
- a CDS encoding heavy metal sensor histidine kinase; the encoded protein is MTPRLSLANRLGLLFAACTAAVSLLAGVLFNRASEAHFIELDQQLLNSRVAVFRSLLKNVDSPNALNAHRPALDVELRHHPDLSLQILGHDGSTWFASSAAQVELPALHTGLHDLKANATDYRVLDTPLHEGQRDSPRLRLLLDITHHQHFLQRMQQLIWLTVGLSALATALLGAWVARRGLRPLRQMTELASSMSASSLTHRLDEHDAPVELTELIRAFNAMLARLDYAFVRLSAFSADIAHELRTPLSNLLTQTQVTLSQPRDLPSYREALHSNLEELQHLAQMVGDMLFLAKAEHGLLPTRREPLDMGPELQAVADYFTPLAEETGVGLRVSGSAPLQADRSLLRRALSNLLDNALRFTPAGGEIHLTAETGPDGIRLIVANQGESIPAESLPRLFDRFFRADPARREGQAEHAGLGLAITRSIVHAHGGKIRCLSADGWTRFILEFPSSANY